CTACTCCGCAGTAACCAATCTCCCTGACCTCCTCCCTTCCGTGTGTTTCGCGTGTTTCGCGGGCGAACTCTGAAAGGAAGCGAAATCACGCCTTCCCCAGCAGCCGCCGCTTTTCGCGGATGAACTTCAGATGATGGTCCAAGTGCTCGATGTAGTTATTCAAAAACTGCTCCAGCGTCATGTCGCCGTGTTCGTTGTGATAGCCCGTTCGGGCCAACGCAGAGTCCGGAAGTCGCCCCAGCATGGCGGCGGTCATGCGGCGATTCAGCGAAAAAATCTCGGCAGCCAAAGCCGCGTCGATCTCCGGCGCGTAGAGACTTTTCGCGAAAAGCGTTTCGTTGTACCCAATCAACGTGGGATGCTCCTCGGCGGCGACCCGCTTCATCCGGTCGGCCCCGATTAGATCGCTGTCCATCAGATGCAGCACGATCTCCTGGATGCTCCAAGTCCCAGGCACCGGATCGGCGTTCAGCTCCGCATGACTGAGCCCGTCAATAGCTTCCCGCACCAACGGCCCACCGGAGCCAT
The sequence above is drawn from the Planctomycetia bacterium genome and encodes:
- a CDS encoding DinB family protein — protein: MDQDLIERYGSGGPLVREAIDGLSHAELNADPVPGTWSIQEIVLHLMDSDLIGADRMKRVAAEEHPTLIGYNETLFAKSLYAPEIDAALAAEIFSLNRRMTAAMLGRLPDSALARTGYHNEHGDMTLEQFLNNYIEHLDHHLKFIREKRRLLGKA